The nucleotide window GTTTGCTGCTGAAACTATTTTACTGACCCGTTTGCTGCAGTATAAAGTTAAACCCGGCAAGTATCCCGTTTATAGTTGGTTTTATGTGCGTAAATGGTTTACCGACCAGTTGATGAGCCTAAGCCTGGTGGTAATGCACCCTATTTATGCTACGGTTTATATTGGTACGTTTTTTAGGGCGCTGGGGGCTAAGGTTGGGAAAAACACCGAGGTATCTACGGCCAGCAGCGCTACCCATCCTTTATTGGAGATTGGAGATGATGCTTTTATTGCCGATGCGGTAACCCTTGGCGAAGCCGACATCCGGGGGCAGCAGTTGGTGCTGGCAAAAACTACCATTAACAGCCGGAGTTTTGTGGGCAACAGCGCCTTGATCCCCCAGGGATATTCATTACCCTCTGATATGCTGATCGGGGTATTATCAACCCCGCCAACACCGGAACAAATGGCCGATAATAATGCCCGCGACTGGTTCGGTTCGCCGGCCATAGCCATACCCCGCCGGCAGGAAAGTAATGCTTTTGATGTATCGCTGGTATCGCGCCCATCGTGGAAACGCAAAATTGCCCGCGGGATGGTAGAGCTTATACGGATTATTTTACCCGAAAGCGCCATTATATGTTTCAGTATCCTGTTCATTGCTTATGGGCATGATATTATTGTAGATAAATCTTTTTTTGAAGGCCTGTTCTGGTTCCCTATTTACTACCTGGGTTTGATGGGTATCCCGGCTTTTCTGCTGACGGTGGTGTTAAAATGGATATTTATAGGCAAATACAAAGCCGAACAAAAACCTATGTGGACCTGGAAAGTATGGCGTAGCGAGGCTATTACTACCACTTATGAAGCTTTGGCCGTTCCCTTTTTACTTGAATACCTGCAAGGCACCCCCTGGCTTCCTTTAGCCCTGCGCCTGATGGGCATGAAAACAGGGAAACGCGTTTGGCTGAACACTACCGATTTTACCGAGCACGATATGATTGAAATTGGCGACGATACCGCCATGAACGAAGATTGTGGCCCGCAAACACATTTGTTTGAAGACAGGGTGATGAAGATTGGTTATGTAAAAATTGGCGAACGGGTGAACGTTGGCGCGCGCACTATTATTTTATACGATAGTGAAGTGGGTAATGATAATCATATCGAACCATTATCGCTGGTTATGAAAGGGGAACGTTTAGCGCCGGGGACCAACTGGGCAGGCAGCCCGGTAAATGCGGTATAAATGCCAAGCTTGAAACCATATTAGCCCTTATTAGTTAATAGTACTAAAACCTGTTAATATATCAGTTATGGCAAATACACCGTGCAAAGTTGTAGTGATAGAACACCTAACACTTGATGGCGTTTATCAGGCACCGGCGCGTGCCGATGAAGATACCCGCAATAATTTTAAACACGGTGGTTGGTCTATGGCTGGCGCCGACCCGCAAATGCAGCAAATAATAGGTAAAAGCATGGCGGGTGGCTGGTCATTATTGGCTGGCCGCACAACTTATGAAGACCTTTTTGAAGGCTGGCAGGTAAGGCAGCCATCACACCCAATGACACAGGCGCTCACTGATGTTCAGAAATTCGTAGCATCACAAAATCCTAATTACAAACATTCCTGGAAGAATTCGATATTGCTGGAAGGCGAAGCGACCGAGGCTGTTGCCAAACTAAAAAAGGAGCACGATAAAACGCTGATTGTTTTTGGCAGCGGTTTGCTGGTGCATTCGCTTATGCAGCATGGTTTGGTTGACGAAATGATATTAATGATACATCCCGTAGTTTTAGGCGAAGGGTTTAGGTTTTTTGACCAGGGTACGCCATTTACCCGATTAAAACTGCAGGACAAAATAATTACAGGCACGGGCGTAATATTAGCAAACTATCAATGTATCACCGGGTAATTCTGCTTTAATATAATTAAGCTTATTAATTATATTTGTACGGCACTAAACCCTATGTATTACAATTCGCTACAATATTCGTTCAGGATATGGCTTACCTCGGCACTGGCCGTTCCGCATGTGTATATCATCTATTTTTTTGCGTCACGGGGCGAGGGCGCTTATTTGCCGCTTGGCGGATATTTGACTTTGTTGCTGGAATGCCTGTTGTTATCGTTGCCGTTATGGTTTTTATTCCAGGTCGCGCTTGATCGTATTTGTGAATTCAAAACATCATTAAAAAATAAAAAGCTAATAGCCTGGGCAGCGCTCGAAGGTTTGTTACTGGTACTGTTCGCAATTCTTATAAATGGTTTTGGCGAACGGGGCACCACATGGGCATCATACTTTGATTTTGTGCTGATCAGCAGCGTGGTTATTGCCGCGTGTGTGGTTATCTACCCCCTCAAATCGCAAAGTGTGCCTACCGGCCGGTTTAATTTTTGATACCTTTTGCTTCTCATCCCCGCTTATTTAAATTTCCATCTATCATATTTGTTACCGATAGAACAGGATACGGCAGGATGCCCGGTTGCTGTTAAAAATAGAGATTTACTTACCAATTAGTTACCAATGAAAAAATTAGCCTTACTTACCCTGTTTTTTGCTGCGCGTTGTTTTGCATCCTTTTCGGCAACTTATTATGTAGCAGTTGATGGGAAGGACGACAACCCCGGAACCTTGAAAAAGCCGCTGTCCACTATCCAGCGGGCGCAGTCCCTGGTTAACCCCGGCGATACGGTTTATATCCGTGGCGGCGTTTACCATATGAAGGAGGAACAGATAAGCAGGCAATTACGCGGTTATGCCTGCGTTACTTTTTTAGATAAAAGTGGTGCGCCAGGCAAATACATTAGTTATTTGGCCTACCCAAAAGAAAAACCGGTGTTTGAATATTCGGCTGTTAAACCAGCTAATTTCAGGGTGGCAGCCTTTTATGTCACCGGATCGTGGATACACCTGAAGGGTTTTGAAGTTACCGGGGTACAGGTTACTATAAAGACGCATACACAGTCCGAATGCTTTGAAAATCATGGCAGCCATAACATTTATGAAATGCTAAGTATGCACGATGGTATGGCCATCGGTTTCTATTTACTGAACGGGTCGGACAACCTGATCCTGAATTGTGATGCCTACCGTAATTACGACGATTTTTCGGAAAATGGGCGTGGCGGCAATACCGATGGCTTTGGCTGCCACCCCCAGCCTGGCAGTAAGGGTAATGTTTTCAGGGGTTGCCGCGCCTGGTTTAACAGCGACGATGGTTATGATTGTATTAACGCCTTCGAAGCCACTACCTTTGAAAATTGCTGGGCGTTTTATAATGGTTTCGATGCCAATTTTAAAAGCGCCGGCGATGGCAACGGCTTTAAAGCCGGGGGTTATGCCCGTCGTCCGGGTAGCGAGGTGCCGAATCCAGTACCGCAAAATACCATACAGTTTTGCTTAGCAGTAGGCAATAAAGCTAATGGGTTTTATGCTAACCACCACATTAACGGCAGCTTTTGGTATAATAACAGCGCTTACCGCAACGGGGTAAATTTTAATATGATGAACCGCCTGCGCGATGATGTAATGGCTGATGTACCCGGCTATAACCATAAAATGCGCAACAACCTGGGCTACAAAGGCAACAACGAAGTTACCATGCTGGATGCCGCCAAATGCGACATAAGCCACAACTATTTCGATTTGAACCTGAAGGCTACAGCGGAAGATTTTGTAAGTCTTGATGAAAAGCTGCTTGTAGCCCCGCGCAAAAGTGATGGCAACCTGCCTGATAATGGCTTTATGAAATTAAAACCAAACAGTCAGTTTATTGATAAGGGCGAGGATATTGGTTTCGCCTTTAAAGGGAAGGCGCCAGATCTTGGTGCTTTTGAAGCGGGCAAATAGCTTAAAACAAGGCCGTTACAAATAATTTAAATTATTTTTTGCGAAGTAACCTCATACGCCTATATTTGCAGTCCCAAAACGGGAGTTTAGCTCAGCTGGTTCAGAGCATTCCGATTTCAATCGGAAGAGTCACTAACC belongs to Mucilaginibacter boryungensis and includes:
- a CDS encoding dihydrofolate reductase family protein — protein: MANTPCKVVVIEHLTLDGVYQAPARADEDTRNNFKHGGWSMAGADPQMQQIIGKSMAGGWSLLAGRTTYEDLFEGWQVRQPSHPMTQALTDVQKFVASQNPNYKHSWKNSILLEGEATEAVAKLKKEHDKTLIVFGSGLLVHSLMQHGLVDEMILMIHPVVLGEGFRFFDQGTPFTRLKLQDKIITGTGVILANYQCITG
- a CDS encoding right-handed parallel beta-helix repeat-containing protein, coding for MKKLALLTLFFAARCFASFSATYYVAVDGKDDNPGTLKKPLSTIQRAQSLVNPGDTVYIRGGVYHMKEEQISRQLRGYACVTFLDKSGAPGKYISYLAYPKEKPVFEYSAVKPANFRVAAFYVTGSWIHLKGFEVTGVQVTIKTHTQSECFENHGSHNIYEMLSMHDGMAIGFYLLNGSDNLILNCDAYRNYDDFSENGRGGNTDGFGCHPQPGSKGNVFRGCRAWFNSDDGYDCINAFEATTFENCWAFYNGFDANFKSAGDGNGFKAGGYARRPGSEVPNPVPQNTIQFCLAVGNKANGFYANHHINGSFWYNNSAYRNGVNFNMMNRLRDDVMADVPGYNHKMRNNLGYKGNNEVTMLDAAKCDISHNYFDLNLKATAEDFVSLDEKLLVAPRKSDGNLPDNGFMKLKPNSQFIDKGEDIGFAFKGKAPDLGAFEAGK